One segment of Candidatus Manganitrophus noduliformans DNA contains the following:
- a CDS encoding calcium/sodium antiporter, which produces MEVFVLLGFVAGIVLLLAGAEFLVRGASRIASALGLPPVMIGLTVVAIGTGAPEITVSVASAWIGRGDLAVGNIVGSNIMNILFVLGASAAITPLVVARRLVRIDVPIMIGVSLLLVLLAIDGRIGRMDGALLFAGLIGYMIFLIRQVRGEPEPIDAPYSPPAGRAGRMGWQILRVLLGLALLITGSRWMIGGAVSLARAIGVSELVIGLTIVAVGTSLPEAATSLMAAIRGRREIAVGNVIGSNIFNILGVVGIAGVAAPRGIAVSPAAMNFDFPVMLAAAAAALPIFFTGYRIARWEGFLFLGHYIAYTAYLILKASEHDALPAFSGVMQLFVLPLTAVTLIVVVVRGWRAK; this is translated from the coding sequence ATGGAGGTCTTCGTTCTTCTGGGGTTTGTCGCCGGGATCGTGCTTCTGCTGGCCGGCGCCGAGTTCCTCGTTCGCGGTGCATCGCGGATTGCTTCGGCGCTGGGCCTCCCTCCGGTCATGATCGGCCTGACGGTGGTTGCGATCGGAACGGGCGCTCCGGAGATCACCGTCAGCGTCGCATCGGCCTGGATAGGAAGGGGGGACCTTGCCGTCGGGAACATCGTCGGCAGCAATATCATGAATATTCTCTTTGTGCTGGGCGCCTCTGCGGCGATCACGCCGCTGGTCGTCGCGCGGCGGCTGGTCCGGATCGATGTTCCGATCATGATCGGTGTGAGCCTCCTGCTGGTTTTGCTGGCGATCGATGGGCGGATCGGCCGCATGGATGGGGCGCTTCTTTTTGCCGGATTGATCGGATATATGATTTTCTTGATCCGGCAGGTACGAGGAGAGCCGGAGCCGATCGATGCGCCGTATTCGCCCCCCGCGGGGCGGGCCGGGAGGATGGGGTGGCAAATCCTGCGGGTCCTCCTCGGCTTGGCGCTTCTCATCACCGGATCGCGCTGGATGATCGGCGGCGCGGTCTCCCTCGCCAGAGCGATCGGGGTCAGCGAGCTGGTCATCGGGCTGACGATCGTGGCGGTCGGAACCTCGCTCCCGGAGGCGGCGACCTCGCTCATGGCGGCGATCCGCGGAAGACGGGAGATCGCCGTCGGCAACGTCATCGGAAGCAATATTTTCAATATCCTCGGCGTCGTTGGAATCGCGGGGGTTGCGGCCCCCCGAGGGATTGCCGTTTCGCCGGCGGCGATGAATTTCGATTTTCCGGTGATGCTCGCCGCCGCGGCGGCCGCCCTTCCGATCTTCTTTACCGGTTACCGGATCGCCCGCTGGGAGGGATTTCTCTTCCTCGGCCACTACATCGCGTATACGGCCTATCTTATTCTCAAGGCATCGGAGCATGACGCCCTCCCCGCTTTCAGCGGCGTCATGCAGCTCTTTGTCCTCCCGCTGACTGCGGTCACCCTCATCGTCGTGGTCGTACGGGGTTGGCGGGCGAAGTGA
- a CDS encoding calcium/sodium antiporter has translation MEITLLLKFILGLVLLLGGAEVLVRGASRVAAAVGLSPLVIGLTVVAFGTSAPEITVSVISALNGEGDLAFGNVIGSNIFNILFILGLSAAITPLVVAQQMVRIDVPVMIGVSFLIVLLAVDGTIDRLEGGLLFAGLIGYLVFSIRQSRREPPEIEREYAAEFAPPSWKASGAVAWNIALVIFGLALLILGSRWVVAGAISVAQAVGVSELVIGLTIVAAGTSLPEVATSVVAAVRGERDIAVGNVVGSNIFNLLGVLGMAGIVAPQGLSVSPAAMNFDFPVMLATAAAALPIFFTGYRIARWEGFLFLGYYIAYTAYLTLKASEHDALPAFSGVMQLFVLPLTIVTLILIALRSWFATRKDKRTPEGSE, from the coding sequence ATGGAGATCACCCTCCTTCTCAAGTTCATCCTCGGCCTCGTCCTCCTCCTGGGGGGCGCAGAGGTTCTGGTTCGCGGTGCTTCTCGGGTTGCCGCCGCGGTCGGGCTCTCTCCGCTCGTGATCGGCCTGACGGTGGTCGCCTTCGGCACCAGCGCCCCCGAGATCACCGTCAGTGTGATCTCGGCGCTCAACGGGGAAGGGGATCTCGCCTTCGGGAATGTGATCGGAAGCAATATCTTCAATATTCTCTTCATCCTCGGTCTCTCCGCGGCGATCACGCCGTTGGTGGTGGCGCAGCAGATGGTCCGGATCGATGTTCCAGTGATGATCGGTGTGAGCTTCCTCATTGTTCTTTTAGCGGTCGATGGGACGATCGACCGTCTGGAGGGGGGGCTGCTTTTCGCCGGACTGATCGGGTATCTCGTCTTCTCGATCAGGCAGTCGCGAAGGGAGCCGCCCGAAATCGAGCGGGAGTACGCCGCCGAGTTCGCCCCCCCTTCTTGGAAAGCGTCGGGCGCGGTCGCATGGAACATCGCCCTGGTGATCTTCGGTTTGGCGTTGTTGATTCTCGGGTCGCGTTGGGTGGTTGCCGGCGCGATCTCGGTCGCTCAGGCGGTCGGGGTCAGCGAGCTGGTCATCGGGCTGACGATTGTGGCGGCCGGAACCTCGCTCCCGGAGGTGGCGACCTCGGTGGTGGCGGCGGTTCGGGGAGAGCGGGACATTGCCGTCGGCAACGTCGTCGGGAGCAACATCTTTAACCTCCTCGGCGTTCTGGGAATGGCGGGAATCGTCGCGCCGCAGGGGCTCTCCGTTTCGCCGGCGGCGATGAATTTCGATTTTCCGGTGATGCTCGCAACCGCAGCGGCCGCTCTTCCGATCTTCTTTACCGGTTACCGGATCGCCCGCTGGGAGGGATTTCTCTTCCTCGGCTACTACATCGCGTATACGGCCTATCTTACTCTCAAGGCATCGGAGCATGACGCCCTCCCCGCTTTCAGCGGCGTCATGCAGCTGTTTGTCCTCCCGCTGACGATTGTGACGCTGATCCTGATTGCATTAAGGAGTTGGTTCGCGACTCGGAAGGACAAGAGGACGCCGGAAGGGTCTGAATGA
- a CDS encoding sigma-54-dependent transcriptional regulator — protein sequence MRRNESASARMLAVDDDAVACQLLVEILSEEGYTVESASGGREAVDRLEKAFYDLIITDLKMPGLDGLEVLRRYKEQSPETLVVLVTAFGSMESAIEAMKAGAFDYVSKPFREDEIKIVVRRALNQRRLKKENEQYRQEFVRTYGLDQIVGHSRPMTEVYKTVAMITGQNSTVLIQGESGTGKELIARAIHYNGPRAGRPFVVVNCAALPEPLLESEMFGHVRGAFTGAVVNKKGLFEEAEGGTLFLDEIGEMSLSLQAKLLRALQEREVRRVGANDPVRVDVRIVAATNQPLDVRVKEGRFREDLLYRFRVVTIVLPPLRERKDDIPLLADYFLKQYAAEAKKSDLSFHPQTIEAMCRYDWPGNVRELQHAIEQAVVLTTGRVILADDLPLSIRDVAASEEALPPFPLMPLDELQRRYLIRVLREIPNRTEAARILGVDRRTLYRMAQRYGIPLADERGQTFPSSE from the coding sequence ATGAGACGAAATGAATCCGCTTCCGCCCGAATGTTGGCCGTTGATGACGACGCCGTCGCCTGCCAGCTGCTGGTCGAGATTTTATCGGAAGAGGGATACACCGTCGAATCGGCCTCCGGCGGCCGGGAGGCGGTCGACCGTCTGGAGAAAGCATTTTACGACCTGATCATCACCGACCTGAAGATGCCCGGCCTGGACGGTTTGGAGGTCCTGCGCCGTTATAAAGAGCAGAGCCCGGAGACATTGGTGGTTTTAGTGACCGCCTTCGGATCGATGGAATCGGCGATCGAGGCGATGAAGGCGGGCGCTTTCGACTACGTCAGCAAACCGTTTCGGGAAGACGAGATCAAGATCGTCGTCCGGCGCGCCCTCAATCAACGCCGTCTGAAGAAAGAGAACGAGCAATACCGGCAGGAGTTCGTCCGGACCTACGGCCTCGATCAAATCGTCGGCCACAGCCGGCCGATGACCGAGGTCTATAAAACCGTGGCGATGATCACCGGCCAGAACAGCACCGTTCTCATCCAGGGGGAGAGCGGAACCGGAAAGGAGCTGATCGCGCGGGCGATCCATTACAACGGCCCCCGCGCGGGAAGGCCGTTCGTCGTAGTAAACTGCGCCGCCCTTCCGGAGCCGCTGCTCGAGAGCGAGATGTTCGGCCATGTCCGGGGGGCTTTTACCGGGGCGGTCGTGAACAAAAAGGGGCTCTTCGAAGAGGCGGAAGGGGGAACCCTCTTTCTCGATGAGATCGGGGAGATGAGCCTTTCGCTTCAGGCCAAGCTGCTGCGGGCCCTTCAGGAGCGAGAGGTCCGGCGGGTCGGCGCCAACGATCCGGTCCGGGTCGATGTTCGAATCGTCGCCGCGACCAACCAGCCGCTCGATGTGAGGGTGAAAGAAGGCCGGTTCCGCGAAGATCTTCTCTATCGCTTCCGCGTCGTCACGATTGTCCTTCCCCCTTTGAGGGAGCGGAAAGACGATATCCCCTTGTTGGCCGACTATTTCTTGAAACAATATGCCGCCGAGGCCAAAAAAAGCGATCTCTCGTTTCATCCCCAGACGATCGAGGCGATGTGCCGGTACGACTGGCCTGGAAACGTCCGGGAGCTGCAGCATGCGATCGAGCAGGCGGTGGTCTTGACGACCGGCCGCGTCATCCTTGCCGATGACCTCCCGCTGTCGATTCGGGATGTGGCCGCTTCGGAAGAGGCGCTCCCTCCTTTTCCGCTCATGCCGCTCGATGAACTGCAGCGGCGTTATCTGATCCGGGTTCTTCGTGAAATCCCGAACCGAACCGAAGCGGCGCGGATCTTGGGGGTCGACCGAAGGACCCTCTACCGGATGGCGCAGCGGTACGGGATTCCTCTTGCGGACGAGCGGGGTCAGACGTTCCCCTCATCCGAGTAA